In Holophagales bacterium, one DNA window encodes the following:
- a CDS encoding AAA family ATPase: MPRKSPTRATGRGRSPRSKRPPTARTRRPAGAAPRSAAVAELERDPRAVLPELLFRRCDLSHLGFDTTEDLPPFDGVLGQARAEAALAFGLAMSRDGFNLYALGADGTGRHFLVRHYVERSAATRSRPQDWCYVFDFAEPNRPRALALPAGRGAELKREMAELVEAVTAALAAAFQSEEFQTRREVIDQEAREHQEQALATVAEEARHHDLAAVRTPMGVVFAPVLGGEVATPDVFEKLANEEKQRFAEAIEEAQAKLQRLMRQQSRWQAERRSKLQALRREVTRFAVEPLIDEVRTTFADLPVVLDYLAAVQADIEAQAKAFLAGDTQAEEEGPAPAAEGKASLRRYHVNLFVDNSRTTGAPVLAEDSPSFPNLLGRIEHQSQMGNLVTDFTLIRPGALHRANGGFLVLDALQVLRQPYAWEGLKRSLETRRLRIEPLAQVLGFAATTTLEPEPIPLDVKVVLVGDRSLYYMLSAYDPDFARLFKVAADFEEELERSAENETRYAALVARLAREEKLRPFARAAVERVLEQASRLAGDRERLSLHTSAVVDLMREADLLAGDAPCVGTGDVDRAIGAQIFRQDRLRERVMEGIGRGLLLVATEGAVVGQVNGLVVLQLGGFSFGHPARITARVRLGEGEVVNIEREVELSGPLHSKGVLILTGFLGERFARQRPLALAASLVLEQSYGGVDGDSASLAELCALLSAIAGVPISQTLAMTGSVDQRGQAQPIGGVNEKIEGFFDACRLRGGTGPHGVIVPQSNLQHLALRRDVVEAVERGTFQVFGVRDVDEAIELLTGLPVGRRGDDGLFPEGTFNRLVDERLAELAQLKTEQAAPRGRGKRR, from the coding sequence ATGCCGAGAAAGAGTCCGACGCGGGCCACCGGTCGAGGTCGTTCCCCGCGGAGCAAGCGCCCGCCGACGGCGAGGACGAGGCGACCTGCCGGCGCCGCGCCGCGCTCCGCGGCGGTCGCCGAGCTGGAACGCGATCCGCGAGCCGTTCTCCCGGAGCTGCTCTTTCGCCGCTGTGACCTCTCGCACCTGGGGTTCGACACCACGGAGGACCTGCCGCCTTTCGACGGTGTGCTCGGCCAGGCGCGGGCCGAGGCGGCGCTGGCTTTCGGCCTGGCGATGTCGCGCGACGGCTTCAACCTCTACGCCCTCGGTGCCGATGGCACCGGACGGCACTTCCTGGTGCGTCACTACGTCGAGCGGTCGGCGGCGACGCGCTCCCGCCCGCAGGACTGGTGCTACGTCTTCGATTTCGCCGAGCCGAATCGGCCGCGAGCGCTGGCGTTGCCCGCCGGGCGCGGCGCCGAGCTCAAGCGCGAGATGGCCGAGCTGGTCGAGGCGGTGACCGCTGCGCTCGCCGCGGCATTCCAGAGCGAGGAGTTCCAGACGCGCCGTGAGGTCATCGACCAGGAGGCGCGCGAGCACCAGGAACAGGCCCTGGCAACGGTCGCCGAAGAGGCGCGGCATCACGACCTGGCGGCGGTCCGCACGCCGATGGGGGTCGTCTTCGCGCCGGTGCTCGGCGGCGAGGTCGCGACCCCGGACGTCTTCGAGAAGCTGGCCAACGAAGAGAAGCAGCGCTTCGCCGAGGCGATCGAGGAGGCGCAGGCGAAGCTCCAGCGGTTGATGCGACAGCAGTCGCGCTGGCAGGCCGAACGACGCTCGAAGCTCCAGGCGCTGCGACGCGAGGTCACGCGATTCGCCGTCGAGCCGCTGATCGACGAGGTGCGCACGACCTTCGCCGACCTCCCGGTGGTGCTCGACTATCTGGCGGCGGTGCAGGCCGACATCGAAGCGCAGGCGAAGGCGTTTCTCGCCGGCGACACGCAGGCCGAAGAGGAGGGGCCGGCACCTGCCGCCGAGGGAAAGGCCTCGCTGCGCCGGTACCACGTCAACCTGTTCGTCGACAACAGTCGCACGACGGGTGCGCCGGTGCTCGCCGAAGACAGTCCGTCGTTCCCCAACCTGCTCGGCCGGATCGAGCACCAGTCGCAGATGGGCAACCTGGTGACCGACTTCACGCTCATCCGGCCCGGGGCCCTGCACCGCGCCAACGGCGGCTTCCTCGTGCTCGACGCGCTGCAGGTGTTGCGCCAGCCGTACGCCTGGGAGGGGCTCAAGCGCTCGCTCGAAACCCGGCGGCTGCGCATCGAGCCCCTCGCCCAGGTCCTGGGCTTCGCCGCGACGACGACGCTCGAGCCGGAACCGATCCCTCTCGACGTCAAGGTCGTGCTGGTCGGAGACCGCAGCCTCTACTACATGCTCTCGGCCTACGACCCGGACTTCGCGCGCCTCTTCAAAGTGGCCGCCGACTTCGAGGAGGAGCTCGAGCGGAGCGCCGAGAACGAGACGCGCTACGCGGCCCTGGTGGCGCGACTCGCCCGCGAGGAGAAGCTGCGGCCGTTCGCCCGCGCGGCGGTCGAGCGGGTGCTCGAGCAGGCCTCGCGACTCGCCGGCGACCGCGAGCGGCTGAGTCTGCACACCAGTGCGGTGGTCGACCTGATGCGCGAGGCCGATCTGCTGGCGGGCGACGCACCTTGCGTCGGCACCGGCGATGTCGATCGCGCCATCGGAGCGCAGATCTTCCGCCAGGACCGCTTGCGCGAACGGGTGATGGAAGGGATCGGCCGCGGTCTCCTGCTGGTCGCCACCGAGGGCGCGGTCGTGGGGCAAGTCAATGGGCTAGTCGTCCTGCAACTCGGTGGATTCTCCTTCGGGCATCCGGCGCGCATCACCGCGCGCGTGCGGCTCGGCGAGGGCGAAGTGGTGAACATCGAGCGCGAGGTCGAGCTCTCGGGGCCGCTCCATTCGAAGGGCGTGCTGATCCTCACGGGGTTCCTCGGGGAGCGCTTCGCCCGCCAGCGGCCGCTGGCGCTCGCGGCAAGTCTGGTGCTGGAGCAGTCCTATGGTGGCGTCGACGGCGACAGCGCCTCGCTCGCCGAGCTCTGTGCGCTGCTTTCGGCGATCGCCGGGGTGCCGATTTCGCAAACGCTGGCGATGACCGGTTCGGTCGATCAGCGGGGTCAGGCGCAGCCGATCGGCGGTGTCAACGAGAAGATCGAGGGCTTCTTCGACGCCTGTCGTCTGCGCGGCGGGACCGGCCCGCACGGGGTCATCGTGCCGCAGTCGAACCTGCAGCATCTGGCGCTGCGCCGCGACGTCGTCGAGGCGGTCGAGCGCGGCACCTTCCAGGTCTTCGGCGTGCGCGACGTCGACGAGGCGATCGAGCTGCTGACCGGCCTGCCTGTCGGCCGCCGGGGCGACGACGGCCTCTTCCCCGAGGGGACGTTCAACCGTCTGGTCGACGAGCGACTCGCCGAGCTCGCCCAACTCAAGACGGAGCAGGCCGCACCGCGGGGGAGGGGAAAGAGGCGATGA